Proteins from one Carassius auratus strain Wakin linkage group LG28B, ASM336829v1, whole genome shotgun sequence genomic window:
- the LOC113067551 gene encoding uncharacterized protein LOC113067551, with translation MSEYKASCYALQHAVRAAKHRYRERIESHFQLNNSQRMWQGLRTICVFGNKSSAEVRADPSLADELNSFYGHFENNLSSANLPISASGSSSQISDHHAITVSEDEVRRALKRVNVRKAAGPDGISFFMKVFEGLIKNYICSSIPDTLDPLPFAYRPNLVLNSLLCNWIQEFLSGRPQVVKFCQLTFFRKRQQRPYTSLMISRTPVERLLHDHRDAIENEIFPLDMALNSVDDQYDGCTKEMKNLVKTIYLEKEMSEFWQKGEKYYKAPEDNLAQIHSVAIYVYTSSNATMYRNFTNAVYADKEKYKNNAFTWYSLHFLLTEAIQILKKKQHKCYLTYRGTKVKFDGNVLNTEVRFGSFASSSLNRKVAEEFGNVSCFEIYTCEGADIAKYSRYPDEREVLIPPYEMFKVTAVRTGSDLKHLWCDTVFTLKSSGTRSDLNCAVFQKTW, from the exons ATGAGCGAGTACAAAGCATCATGCTATGCTCTCCAACACGCAGTAAGAGCCGCCAAACACAGATACAGGGAACGAATAGAGTCTCATTTCCAGCTCAATAACTCCCAACGCATGTGGCAGGGATTAAGGACCATCTGTGTCTTtggaaataaatcctctgcagaggtgagagcagatccATCGCTGGCTGATGAGCTAAACTCTTTCTACGGCCACTTTGAAAACAATCTAAGCAGCGCGAATCTGCCGATCAGCgcgtcaggaagcagcagtcagatcAGCGATCATCATGCGATCACTGTGTCAGAGGATGAGGTTCGGAGGGCTCTAAAGCGAGTGAACGTCAGGAAAGCAGCaggacctgatgggatttctttct tcatgaaggtctttgagggactgaTTAAAAACTACATCTGCTCCTCCATTCCagatactttggaccctcttccaTTTGCTTATCGCCCCAACCTTGTCCTGAATTCTttactctgcaactggattcaaGAGTTCCTCTCCGGCAGACCTCAAGTAGTGAAATTTTGCCAGCTCACCT tcttcaggaagagacagcagcggCCCTACACTTCTCTTATGATCAGcaggacccctgtggagagg TTGCTACATGACCACAGAGATGCAATTGAAAATGAGATATTTCCATTGGATATGGCATTGAATTCTGTTGATGATCAATATGATGGCTGTACAAAGGAAATGAAAAATCTAGTCAAGACAATATATCTGGAGAAGGAAATGTCTGAGTTTTGGCAAAAAGGTGAAAAGTATTACAAGGCACCAGAAGATAACTTGGCACAGATCCATTCTGTCGCCATATATGTGTACACAAGCTCAAATGCTACAATGTATCGCAATTTCACTAATGCTGTTTATGCtgataaagaaaaatacaaaaataacgcTTTTACATGGTATTCTCTTCACTTTTTGTTAACAGAAGCAATACAgattctgaagaaaaaacaacataaatgctATTTGACTTATCGTGGTACAAAGGTTAAATTTGATGGAAATGTTCTGAACACGGAGGTTCGTTTTGGTTCGTTTGCATCCTCATCACTTAATCGTAAAGTAGCAGAAGAATTTGGAAATGTATCTTGTTTTGAAATCTACACTTGTGAAGGTGCAGATATTGCAAAATATTCAAGGTATCCCGATGAGAGAGAGGTATTGATTCCTCCATATGAGATGTTTAAAGTTACTGCTGTCAGGACAGGGAGTGATCTGAAACATCTCTGGTGTGACACTGTGTTCACTTTGAAAAGCTCAGGAACAAGAAGTGACCTGAACTGTGCA GTTTTCCAAAAGACCTGGTGA
- the LOC113067552 gene encoding NAD(P)(+)--arginine ADP-ribosyltransferase 1-like — protein sequence MLLIIEALLISAALGKDHRAAAVEGQIFPLNMALNSVDDQYKGCREKMAELVKTKYMKREMSNPESDFAHAWKDAEKKYKPPGENLTNNHSIAIYVYTTSGFEVYKSFNEADRKDKREYQNQTYNWYSIHFLLTDAIQILKKTQNKCYDTYRGTKLEYIKNVRNKKVRFGSFTSSIDRNIAKFFGTVSCFENHTCEGAEVTKYSKLSREKEVLIPPYETFKVTAVRTERRQKDLWCDTVFTLETSVKRSDLNCALFKKPAKTLTKYYAEYRIML from the exons ATGCTGCTGATCATTGAAGCTCTTCTCATTTCAGCTGCTCTAGGAAAG GATCACAGAGCTGCTGCTGTTGAAGGACAGATATTTCCATTGAATATGGCACTGAATTCAGTTGATGATCAATATAAGGGCTGTAGAGAGAAAATGGCTGAACTGGTGAAGACAAAATATATGAAGCGAGAAATGTCTAACCCCGAATCTGATTTTGCACATGCTTGGAAAGATGCTGAAAAGAAGTACAAGCCACCAGGAGAAAACTTGACAAATAATCATTCAATTGCTATTTATGTGTACACGACCTCAGGTTTTGAGGTATATAAGt catttaatgaagCTGATCGTAAAGACAAGAGAGAATACCAAAACCAAACATACAATTGGTATTCAATTCACTTTCTGTTAACAGATGCCATACAGATTctgaagaaaacacaaaataaatgctATGATACTTATCGTGGTACAAAGCTTGAATATATAAAGAATGTTCGGAACAAAAAAGTTCGTTTTGGCTCATTTACTTCCTCTATTGATCGTAACATAGCAAAGTTTTTTGGAACTGTATCTTGTTTTGAAAACCACACTTGTGAAGGTGCTGAGGTGACAAAATATTCAAAGCTTTCTCGTGAGAAAGAGGTGCTGATTCCTCCATATGAGACGTTTAAAGTTACTGCTGTCAGGACAGAGAGACGTCAGAAAGATCTCTGGTGTGACACTGTGTTCACTTTGGAAACCTCTGTTAAGAGAAGTGACCTCAACTGTGCTCTATTCAAGAAACCAGCCAAGACCTTAACAAAATACTATGCTGAGTATAGAATAATGCTTTAA
- the LOC113067795 gene encoding GPI-linked NAD(P)(+)--arginine ADP-ribosyltransferase 1-like has translation MLLIIEALLLISAALGKDHRAATEEEIVPLDMALNSVDDYYEGCREKMADLVQNEYLEKELKNSNIFEEAFKEGNNKFYRSWFGKLRKIHKIAIYAYTFNKPGLINLNIHVKFNNDTRYDKQNYPVMKYEWYSLHFLLTEAIQILKKTQNRCFKTFRGTDVAFDKDVLNIEVRFGSFTSSSLDPNKANKFGTLSCFEIHTCEGADISNYSMLPHEKEVLIPPYEKFIVTAIRTRKYKKIGECKTVFCETVFMLKSSGIISYLNCALFKKPTKTITKYYGLL, from the exons ATGCTGCTGATCATTGAAGCTCTTCTTCTCATTTCAGCTGCTCTAGGAAAG GATCACAGAGCTGCTACTGAAGAAGAGATAGTTCCTTTGGATATGGCACTGAATTCAGTTGATGACTACTACGAGGGTTGTAGAGAGAAAATGGCAGACCTGGTGCAAAATGAATATCTGGAGAAGGAACTCAAAAACTCAAATATTTTTGAAGAGGCTTTTAAAGAGGGTAACAACAAATTCTACAGGAGTTGGTTtggaaaattaagaaaaatacataaaattgctATCTATGCGTACACTTTTAATAAACCTGGgttgattaatttaaatatacatgttaAGTTTAATAATGACACTCGTTATGACAAACAAAACTATCCAGTCATGAAATACGAATGGTATTCACTTCACTTTCTGTTAACAGAAGCGATACAGATTctgaagaaaacacaaaataGATGCTTTAAAACTTTTCGTGGTACGGATGTTGCATTTGATAAGGATGTTCTGAACATAGAGGTTCGTTTTGGCTCATTTACATCCTCCTCTCTTGATCCTAATAAAGCAAATAAATTTGGAACTTTATCTTGTTTTGAAATCCACACTTGTGAAGGTGCTGATATTTCAAACTATTCTATGCTTCCTCATGAGAAAGAGGTGTTGATTCCTCCGTATGAGAAGTTCATTGTTACTGCTATCAGGAcaagaaaatataagaaaattgGCGAGTGTAAGACTGTGTTT TGTGAAACTGTGTTCATGTTGAAAAGCTCAGGAATAATAAGTTACCTGAACTGTGCTCTTTTCAAGAAACCAACCAAGACCATAACAAAGTACTATGGTTTGCTCTGA